In one Umezawaea sp. Da 62-37 genomic region, the following are encoded:
- a CDS encoding 6-phospho-beta-glucosidase, giving the protein MRLVILGGGGFRVPLVHRALLADRTPGRVTELVLHDLDAKRLDAIGRVLAERSEGVPDAPVVTATTDLDEALRGADFVFSAIRVGGLEGRATDERIAREQGVLGQETVGAGGVAYALRTVPVAVRIARRIAAIAPRAWVINFTNPAGVVTEAMSHHLGDRVIGICDSPVGLGRRVARALGVDLDTAWPDYVGLNHLGWLRGLRVGGEDLLPRLLADPVKLESFEEGRLFGADWLRALGAIPNEYLHYYYDTREAVASGAERGAFLLEQQRKFYEGEASFRNWDRTRLEREATYMAETREDERDSGDLDGGGYEQVALALMHAIANDRRATLILNVPNGSTLSILDSEAVVEVPSLVDGNGARPLSVSPLADHAAGLVTSVKAVDRAILAAASSGSRADAFKAFALHPLVDSVGIARGLVDGYRAHHPGLAYLS; this is encoded by the coding sequence ATGAGGCTGGTGATCCTGGGTGGCGGCGGGTTCCGCGTTCCGCTCGTCCACCGCGCGCTGCTGGCGGACCGGACGCCGGGGCGCGTGACCGAACTGGTGCTGCACGACCTGGACGCGAAGCGGCTCGACGCCATCGGCCGCGTGCTCGCCGAACGGTCCGAGGGCGTGCCGGACGCGCCCGTCGTCACGGCGACCACGGACCTCGACGAGGCGTTGCGGGGCGCGGACTTCGTGTTCTCCGCGATCCGGGTCGGCGGTCTGGAGGGCCGGGCCACCGACGAGCGGATCGCGCGGGAGCAGGGCGTTCTCGGTCAGGAGACCGTCGGGGCGGGCGGGGTGGCCTACGCGCTGAGGACCGTCCCCGTAGCGGTGCGCATCGCCCGCCGGATCGCCGCGATCGCGCCGCGGGCCTGGGTCATCAACTTCACCAACCCGGCGGGTGTGGTCACCGAGGCGATGTCGCACCACCTGGGCGACCGGGTGATCGGCATCTGCGACTCCCCCGTCGGCCTCGGCCGCCGGGTGGCCCGCGCGCTCGGCGTCGACCTCGACACGGCGTGGCCGGACTACGTCGGCCTCAACCACCTCGGCTGGCTGCGCGGGCTGCGCGTCGGCGGCGAGGACCTGCTCCCCCGGCTGCTCGCGGACCCGGTGAAGCTGGAGTCGTTCGAGGAGGGCAGGCTCTTCGGCGCGGACTGGCTGCGCGCGCTCGGCGCGATCCCCAACGAGTACCTGCACTACTACTACGACACGCGGGAAGCCGTCGCCTCGGGCGCGGAGCGCGGCGCGTTCCTCCTGGAGCAGCAGCGGAAGTTCTACGAGGGCGAGGCGTCGTTCCGCAACTGGGACCGCACCCGGCTGGAGCGCGAGGCCACGTACATGGCCGAGACGCGCGAGGACGAGCGCGACTCCGGCGACCTGGACGGCGGCGGCTACGAGCAGGTGGCACTGGCGCTCATGCACGCCATCGCCAACGACCGGCGCGCGACGCTGATCCTCAACGTCCCCAACGGTTCCACACTGTCCATCCTGGACTCCGAGGCGGTCGTCGAGGTGCCGAGCCTGGTCGACGGCAACGGTGCCCGCCCGCTGTCGGTGAGCCCGCTGGCCGACCACGCCGCCGGTCTGGTCACCAGCGTCAAGGCGGTCGACCGCGCGATCCTCGCCGCGGCGTCGTCGGGGTCGCGGGCCGACGCGTTCAAGGCGTTCGCGCTGCACCCGCTGGTCGACTCCGTCGGGATCGCGCGCGGGCTCGTCGACGGCTACCGCGCGCACCACCCCGGACTGGCCTACCTGAGCTGA
- a CDS encoding Xaa-Pro dipeptidyl-peptidase, producing MVAALVSLPLTLAPVIAHAAAEGPVFVDGEAQPVFDPADVVRESLYVRAPVDSDRDGKPDEVYTEVVRPKATDRGLKVPVVYMNSPYFSGGNDVANHDVDVELYVPDGRGHYDRRDGTALTAQADERIAAAVGPNAGPITSARYEGYFIARGFAVVYAESLGTGKSTGCPTSGGRNETIGAKSVVDWLNGRATARDATTSAPVKAAWTTGKTAMMGVSYNGTLPNAVASTGVRGLEAIVPIAAISSWYDYYRADGAVVAPGTYQGEDLDVLAEYVYTRADQEICKPVIAGIAAEQDRVTGDYSAFWDERNYVKDADKVRAAVLAVHGLNDWNVKGKNVVQWYEALRRNGVEHKIWWHQSGHTDPDTLRSVEWRRTLNRWFSHYLYGVANGVEREPKATIQREDKTWVDEADWPAPGTSEASLRPTAGGASKGGLSTRPLTGKPVVEGLRDDASILAETLVDAAASPNRLSYATRPTTTSLRLSGTPKVDLSVSFDRPAANVTALLVDRFPDGTSKIVTRGWTDPQNRSRPDRTKAVEPGERYRIEVGFEPKDYVFAAGHSLEFVVLSSDHDYTLRPQPGAGLFVDLGRTTLDLPVVGGQAALRRAVG from the coding sequence ATGGTGGCCGCGCTGGTGTCGCTGCCGTTGACGCTGGCTCCGGTGATCGCGCACGCCGCGGCCGAGGGGCCGGTGTTCGTCGACGGCGAGGCGCAGCCGGTCTTCGACCCCGCGGACGTGGTGCGCGAGAGCCTCTACGTGCGCGCGCCGGTCGACAGCGACCGCGACGGCAAGCCCGACGAGGTGTACACCGAGGTGGTCCGCCCCAAGGCGACCGACCGCGGCCTCAAGGTGCCGGTCGTCTACATGAACAGCCCGTACTTCTCCGGCGGCAACGACGTGGCCAACCACGACGTGGACGTGGAGCTGTACGTGCCCGACGGCCGGGGGCACTACGACCGGCGTGACGGCACGGCGCTCACCGCGCAGGCGGACGAGCGCATCGCCGCGGCGGTCGGACCGAACGCGGGGCCGATCACGTCGGCCCGCTACGAGGGGTACTTCATCGCCCGCGGCTTCGCCGTCGTGTACGCCGAGTCGCTCGGCACCGGCAAGTCCACCGGCTGCCCCACCTCCGGCGGCCGCAACGAGACCATCGGAGCCAAGTCGGTCGTCGACTGGCTCAACGGCCGCGCCACGGCCCGCGACGCCACGACGAGCGCGCCGGTCAAGGCGGCGTGGACCACCGGCAAGACCGCGATGATGGGCGTCTCGTACAACGGGACGCTGCCCAACGCGGTCGCGTCGACCGGTGTGCGCGGACTGGAGGCCATCGTCCCGATCGCCGCCATCTCCAGCTGGTACGACTACTACCGCGCCGACGGGGCCGTCGTGGCGCCGGGCACCTACCAGGGCGAGGACCTCGACGTGCTCGCCGAGTACGTCTACACCCGCGCCGACCAGGAGATCTGCAAGCCGGTGATCGCCGGGATCGCCGCGGAGCAGGACCGGGTCACCGGTGACTACAGCGCGTTCTGGGACGAGCGGAACTACGTCAAGGACGCCGACAAGGTGCGCGCCGCGGTCCTCGCGGTGCACGGCCTGAACGACTGGAACGTCAAGGGCAAGAACGTCGTCCAGTGGTACGAGGCGTTGCGCCGCAACGGGGTCGAGCACAAGATCTGGTGGCACCAGTCCGGCCACACCGACCCCGACACGCTGCGGTCCGTCGAGTGGCGCCGCACGCTCAACCGCTGGTTCAGCCACTACCTGTACGGCGTGGCCAACGGCGTCGAGCGGGAGCCGAAGGCGACCATCCAGCGCGAGGACAAGACGTGGGTGGACGAGGCCGACTGGCCCGCGCCCGGCACGTCGGAGGCGTCCCTGCGGCCGACCGCGGGCGGTGCGTCGAAGGGCGGGTTGTCGACCCGGCCGCTGACCGGCAAGCCCGTCGTGGAGGGCCTGCGCGACGACGCGTCGATCCTGGCGGAGACCCTGGTCGACGCCGCCGCGTCGCCGAACCGGCTGTCGTACGCGACCAGGCCCACCACGACGTCGCTGCGCCTGTCCGGGACGCCGAAGGTGGACCTGTCCGTCTCGTTCGACCGGCCGGCGGCCAACGTGACCGCGCTGCTCGTGGACCGGTTCCCGGACGGCACCAGCAAGATCGTCACCCGCGGGTGGACCGACCCGCAGAACCGCTCGCGGCCGGACCGGACCAAGGCCGTGGAACCCGGTGAGCGGTACCGGATCGAGGTCGGGTTCGAGCCGAAGGACTACGTGTTCGCCGCCGGGCACAGCCTGGAGTTCGTGGTCCTGTCCAGCGACCACGACTACACGCTGCGCCCCCAGCCCGGTGCGGGGCTGTTCGTCGACCTCGGCCGCACCACGCTCGACCTGCCCGTCGTGGGTGGCCAGGCCGCACTGCGCCGCGCTGTCGGCTGA